GGTTCGGGCCTGTAAAACCGTAAGACAATGCTCTTTCCAATGATATCGGACCTACATTGATCGTACGGTCCATAAAGATGCGGTTACGGTTTAAAAGTTTTTCAAGCTCGCGTAATACCGGAGGGAATGACTTGATAAATTCGTGTATCTTGCGGATAGCCGTGCTGGAAAGATCCCGCTCCATACCCCCCAAACGTCCCATATTGGTAGTAAGACGCGCACCGCACACTTCTTCGTAGATTTCGTAGACCTCTTCACGTTTCTGCATTACATACAAAAACCCGGTAAAAGCACCGGTATCCACACCCAAAATACTATTACAGATAATGTGGTCTGTGATCCTGGCGAGCTCCATCATGATCACGCGGATATATTGCGCTCTTTTTGGAACTTCTACGCCCAGAAACTTCTCCATTGTCATGTGCCATCCCAGGTTATTAATCGGGGATGAACAGTAGTTCATGCGATCGGTAAGCGTTGTGATCTGATAGTATGGTCTTCTTTCGGCGATTTTTTCAAATGCGCGGTGTATATATCCAATGGTCTGCTCGCCGGAAACGATCTTCTCTCCATCCATTTTAAGGATATTCTGAAAAATTCCATGGGTAGCAGGGTGCGTCGGGCCGAGGTTGAGGGTGGTCAGTTCTTCAACCAGTTCAGGCAACTCGGTTTTAGAAGGAACGTTATGCGGTAATAATTCAATATCTGCCATATCTTACTCAGTATAGGGTCATCGGCCAAAAAGGGCATCTATTTTATCTTCGCGGGTAGCATCTTCGAGCGGATACTCTTTTCTCATCGGGAAATAATCCATTTCTTCAATGTTGAGGATACGTGTCAGGTTCGGATGTCCGTCAAACAAGATACCAAAAAAGTCGTATGTTTCTCTTTCCATCCAGTTGGCGCAAGCAAATAAACCCGTCGCAGTCGGAATGTGAATGTCAGCCTCAGAAATGGATACTTTAATCCTGATGCGGAAATTATGCACGAAGCTGTGCATGTGATAAACTACCATGAACTCTTTGCCGGTATTATCGGGATACTGCACGCCTGTCAGGTCTGTCAAAAAAATGACCTGATAAGTTTTGTGATCGCGCAAATATTCAAGAATCGGAAGGATCTCTTCACGGGTTGTCGACAATGTCAGAAGTCCGTATGGTTCTTCAAAGTCAAAAACCTGATCACCAAATTTTTCCAAAAGCGCTTCGGCTACCTCCTGGTTACTTAGCATAGGGGGTTATTGAATATTATATGATGCTAATAATTCCTGATATTCGTCGGTGTTCCGGCGGCGAAGTTTCTCATTTTGAGCGAGATATTGTATCTGCATCAAACCGTCAATGATCTGCTCAGGCCTGGGCGGGCAGCCGGGTACGTATACATCCACAGGTATAATTCTGTCGATACCCTGCAAAACGCTGTAAGTATCGAAGATCCCGCCGCTGGATGCGCAAGCACCAACAGCCATTACCCAGCGGGGTTCAGCCATTTGAAGGTACACTTGCTTCACAACAGGCGCCATTTTCTTCGCTATCGTTCCCATTACCATCAACAAGTCAGCCTGGCGTGGGGAAAAGCTTGGTCTTTCAGAACCGAAACGTGATATATCGTAATGTGCTCCCATAGTAGCCATGAATTCGATTCCACAGCAGGAAGTGGCAAAAGGCAAAGGCCACAGCGAATAACTGCGGGCCAGACCGATCGCTTCATCAAATGAAGTTGCAAAAAAACCAGATCCGCTATGTCCTTGCGGAGCCTCCACTATCGTTACTTCTTTCATAATTTCTCCGTATTTCAATGTTTGAAGCTTACTCTTCCCAGTTTAGTACACCCTTGCGGATTACGTAGTAGAAACCAGAAAGCAGCAAAGCCATAAACAATAACATTTCAACGAAACCAAACATTCCTAGGTCCTTAAAATTAACAGCCCATGGATACATAAATATCACCTCGACATCAAAAAGGACAAAAAGGATTGCAACCAAAAAGTATTTTACTGATATCGGTGTCCGGGCATCACCTACTGATTCGATACCGCATTCGAACGGATCATCTTTCAGTTTGCTTTTACGGCTGGGACCAATGAGGTGTGTTACGATCATGGTTCCGCCAATGAATCCCGCAGCCAGTAAGAATTGGACTAAAATGGGTAGATAATCGGAAGGGAAATAAGTGTTTTTCATTGATATATGATCCAATTATAATCTGCTAGGTCTGCTTTCAATAGTTGTAAACGGTTACTTTCTTCCCGTTTCTCAAAATTAGCCTTTGCAAATTTATCAATCAAATTCTTTACTTTTTCTTTTGCCTAATTAGTATCATACTAAATAAGCCCCGGGTGTCCGGGGCCTATTTAGTAAAAAACCAAGATGGAATGTTTATCTGATTACAATTTGCTTGGTAAGGCTCTGCCCCTGACCGGTTACTCGGAGGATATATTTGCCCGTCGGCAGGTGGCCTACCTCAATTTGTAAACGGCTGTTCAACAACCGGGGGGTTGTAGTTTTGATCACTCTTCCGAAAATATCGAAAAGTGTCACTACTGCATCCTGAATATTGTCTCTTGATTCAATGTAAACAAAGCTTCCCTGGCTTGGATTTGGATAGATCACTACCTCATTCTGTTCGTTTGTTTTGAAATCGTGGGCGGCAGTATCGGAGTAACAGGTAAGAGCATTGTCGCCTATGGTGAACACAACTTTTGCTTTTGTTGAATAAGTACCTGTCTTTAAAATCTTGATGATCGCTGCGGTCGTATCAGTTTCAGATCCGGGTCTTCTCCACAAAAACTGCTCGTTAAGGCCTGGTTCTGTGATGCTGGCAGTAATGCTGAAAGGCCCGGAAGCTGCGATAACTGGTTTCGAGATTTTAGGCCGAATCACCAAAGAGGATACGGGTGAATTCTCGGATACACAACCAAAAATATTCTGAGCTTTTACGAAATAGTTGCCAGTTTGGCTGATTTTAGCTGTTGCGCCGGTTGCAAGGGCAGTAGTACTGCCTTCTTTGTACCAGGTGTAAATGTCACTGCCTTCCGCTACTGCAAACTGAAATGACGAATCCGCGCAAGCCTGTTGCTGTCCCTGCTGTAAAATACTAGGCTGAACAGGTTTCGCACCGTTGTCGAGTACGACTACTGATGTAAGGATAGAGTTGCCTACGTCATCGCGAACCGTTGCGCGATATGTGCCGGCTCCTGAAACCTTTATGGTATTGGTTCTTTCTCCTGTGCTCCATTCGTAGGACGCATAGCCTGCTGGAAGTGTTATGGAAACTGCATTATTTTCGGTTACACACGCCGCTGTGATAGTAGGAATTGGTGCTGGGCCGGCCGGAGGTACGGTAGAGAAGAAATTGGCATCAAGGCTTTCATTCCAAGCATTAGCTAGTATAGTTAATGCTTGTAAACCAATGAAGTGAGTTTTATCTACTGGTCTTAATGGGTCAAGCGGATCGGTTTCGGGACCAGGATAGGTCGGATTGAACTTTGTATCCAAAACAGCATTTTGGGCTGCAATGATTTCCGGGTTTACTCTGGCTGGTTGTATTGTATCAGGCGATGTTCTGCTGGTACGGGCGATCACCCAGGTAATTCTCTTGTTGGTTTCAGTCGATAACTTATTAATGATTAACTGAAGCTGGTCACGGTAAAAAGCAGCAGGGGTATTAAACCTTGAATCTGCTTCACCTTGCATCCACAAAATGGCTCTTAACCCATACTGATTTCCATAGTTTCGAGCTGCTATACGAAGATTGGCATAGGGCATCTGAGGCACATACGTGAAGCCTCCGTATTTGTTCTTGGTAGTTTTGCCCTGTGCGCTGTAAGACCAGTTTTCAATTGCTGTCCCTTCCCATGCAACATTGATAAATACTACGGGAACGTTTAGTTTGGCGACTAGCATATCTCCCAAAAGCCCCCAGCACCAGGGAGTTTGACCCCGGGGCGACATTGTTTTCAATCCGTCGGTAATTTTCGAAAAAACAGGTGGGACCGGGTCTGTTAATAAGTCGTTATATTGACCGAGCTCGTCATTTTCATAGTTTGAAATATAAATGACCCTGTCGTCATTGGCGCCAGGCCCCGGATATTTCTTAAGTCCCTGCGCATTGGATTGTCCGGCAATGATAAAAACCTCTCCCACGCCCATTCTGGCGAGAACATCTCTTCCTACAATTTTACCGTCAGAAACCGCTCTCACTTCCAATGTATACCATCCTCCCAAAAGCTTAATATTACCTGCAAAAACGCCTCCTTTCGGTGCAACCTGCAAATCCTGCCATGGCAGCTCAAAGCCCTGACCTTGGGCTACCGGCACAGCCCGAATTTCTACTTTGTCCATTGGAACTGTAAAAGTACCGGAGACGGTAATTTCTCTCTGGCCTGTAAGATCTTGTTGATAAACAGCCTGGAAAGTAGGAGAAGTAATTTTAATTTGAGAAAATACCGTTGATGAGATGGCACAAACCAACAGCAATGCCTTTGCCACTACCGGAAGAATAATTCTATAACGCATTTGTAAACTGATACAGGGTAAAGTTTTTGTATGTGTAACGTCGGTTTGGGTTTTGTTAAAGTATTCATTACAAAACGGTCACAAATGTAAATGAATATTTTTGCTAAAATATCACTATTCCGTTTTTTTGATTAGACACAGCCGCTCTCGTCCATTTACTGAACAATTATGAGCTTCTGAGTGGCACTGAATGATGGGGACGAGACACGAATAACGTATATACCGCTCGAAAGTCCGGACAAACTGAAGAAGTGCTGTCGATCAAACTTTTTGACTGTGAAAGTCTTATGAATGACGCCGCGGCTGTCGATGATCTGTACTTGCGCGTTAGTAAGGTTTTGCAAAGTTTCGACGGTTACCCGGCCCGTCGCTACCGGGTTAGGATAGGCTACAAAGCCTGGGTTGTCAGTGTCAATATAGAATGTGAATGGTTGTGAAAAATCGGAATAGCAAGTAAGCGTCGGACTGTATACAATGGTATTATTTACGACGTAGGAGCCTGAGCGTATTGCTTTAAGAGTGGCCGTTGTGTCGACTAGTTGGACATTATTCAGTTTCCAGACATGATTACCGGCATTGAGGTTATTTTCGGCCAGCAAAGTAAAAGTACCGATCTGCCTGATGGTCGGAGCGGAAGGAGAAGGTTTCACATCTACCGGA
The genomic region above belongs to Dyadobacter pollutisoli and contains:
- the nuoD gene encoding NADH dehydrogenase (quinone) subunit D; translated protein: MADIELLPHNVPSKTELPELVEELTTLNLGPTHPATHGIFQNILKMDGEKIVSGEQTIGYIHRAFEKIAERRPYYQITTLTDRMNYCSSPINNLGWHMTMEKFLGVEVPKRAQYIRVIMMELARITDHIICNSILGVDTGAFTGFLYVMQKREEVYEIYEEVCGARLTTNMGRLGGMERDLSSTAIRKIHEFIKSFPPVLRELEKLLNRNRIFMDRTINVGPISLERALSYGFTGPNLRAAGLDYDVRVMNPYSSYEDFDFTIPIGQNGDTYDRYMVRNEEMWQSLKIVEQAINNLPEGPYYADAPEYYLPPKKEVYSNMEALIYHFKIVMGEIDAPAGEVYHAVEGGNGELGFYLISDGGRAPYRLHFRRPSFIYYQAYPEMCKGSTLSDAILTMSSLNVIAGELDA
- a CDS encoding NADH-quinone oxidoreductase subunit C, whose protein sequence is MLSNQEVAEALLEKFGDQVFDFEEPYGLLTLSTTREEILPILEYLRDHKTYQVIFLTDLTGVQYPDNTGKEFMVVYHMHSFVHNFRIRIKVSISEADIHIPTATGLFACANWMERETYDFFGILFDGHPNLTRILNIEEMDYFPMRKEYPLEDATREDKIDALFGR
- a CDS encoding NADH-quinone oxidoreductase subunit B, whose amino-acid sequence is MKEVTIVEAPQGHSGSGFFATSFDEAIGLARSYSLWPLPFATSCCGIEFMATMGAHYDISRFGSERPSFSPRQADLLMVMGTIAKKMAPVVKQVYLQMAEPRWVMAVGACASSGGIFDTYSVLQGIDRIIPVDVYVPGCPPRPEQIIDGLMQIQYLAQNEKLRRRNTDEYQELLASYNIQ
- a CDS encoding NADH-quinone oxidoreductase subunit A codes for the protein MKNTYFPSDYLPILVQFLLAAGFIGGTMIVTHLIGPSRKSKLKDDPFECGIESVGDARTPISVKYFLVAILFVLFDVEVIFMYPWAVNFKDLGMFGFVEMLLFMALLLSGFYYVIRKGVLNWEE
- a CDS encoding T9SS type A sorting domain-containing protein, translating into MRYRIILPVVAKALLLVCAISSTVFSQIKITSPTFQAVYQQDLTGQREITVSGTFTVPMDKVEIRAVPVAQGQGFELPWQDLQVAPKGGVFAGNIKLLGGWYTLEVRAVSDGKIVGRDVLARMGVGEVFIIAGQSNAQGLKKYPGPGANDDRVIYISNYENDELGQYNDLLTDPVPPVFSKITDGLKTMSPRGQTPWCWGLLGDMLVAKLNVPVVFINVAWEGTAIENWSYSAQGKTTKNKYGGFTYVPQMPYANLRIAARNYGNQYGLRAILWMQGEADSRFNTPAAFYRDQLQLIINKLSTETNKRITWVIARTSRTSPDTIQPARVNPEIIAAQNAVLDTKFNPTYPGPETDPLDPLRPVDKTHFIGLQALTILANAWNESLDANFFSTVPPAGPAPIPTITAACVTENNAVSITLPAGYASYEWSTGERTNTIKVSGAGTYRATVRDDVGNSILTSVVVLDNGAKPVQPSILQQGQQQACADSSFQFAVAEGSDIYTWYKEGSTTALATGATAKISQTGNYFVKAQNIFGCVSENSPVSSLVIRPKISKPVIAASGPFSITASITEPGLNEQFLWRRPGSETDTTAAIIKILKTGTYSTKAKVVFTIGDNALTCYSDTAAHDFKTNEQNEVVIYPNPSQGSFVYIESRDNIQDAVVTLFDIFGRVIKTTTPRLLNSRLQIEVGHLPTGKYILRVTGQGQSLTKQIVIR